A region of Haliotis asinina isolate JCU_RB_2024 chromosome 7, JCU_Hal_asi_v2, whole genome shotgun sequence DNA encodes the following proteins:
- the LOC137290533 gene encoding 2'-5'-oligoadenylate synthase 1-like, translating into MAISACNLLFMSAALLLFLSIRADAKRRSSSVGSGSQEPPSRLDTDNPLLLGMNHGETLTKFIDRTLRPTTSFNKRCSEIIDKLVRTLQSKSSPFNIKGIVKGGSLGKGTSVRDKSDIDLIIFFNGYNTVKGLLKYKDKLLQQLKTFVQDEWPDHFIYKEITPSSVQFYLKIDDEDTEHEVDLLPALDVTKSGRKLSEIYEEMQDQKPKVRDHYSSCLSPLQLEFVTHTDRMATPGKVKDFMRLLKYWAKVEDVPLRSYFLELLVVRQWREDDKPKDIDMETYLYRSLKQLTQLRDMAIAFSDNYNFENYVPNIEKPFLLDPANPFKNVAPSSKRDINTVVKKSQVLLERGWPESSRLSDEL; encoded by the exons ATGGCGATAAGCGCCTGTAACCTGCTGTTCATGTCCGCAGCTCTACTGTTGTTTCTTTCCATACGGGCAG ATGCTAAAAGGCGGTCCAGCAGCGTCGGAAGTGGGAGCCAG GAACCGCCCAGCAGACTGGACACCGACAATCCCCTTCTACTAGGCATGAACCATGGAGAGACGCTCACCAAATTTATAGACAGAACATTGCGACCAACCACAAGCTTTAACAAGCGATGTTCCGAGATAATCGACAAGCTTGTCCGTACACTACAATCAAAGTCAAGTCCCTTCAACATAAAGGGGATTGTGAAg GGTGGTTCACTGGGCAAGGGCACATCCGTAAGGGACAAGTCTGACATCGACCTCATCATCTTTTTCAACGGCTACAACACCGTTAAGGGTCTACTAAAGTACAAGGACAAACTGCTGCAGCAGCTGAAGACCTTTGTTCAAGACGAGTGGCCGGACCATTTCATCTACAAAGAAATAACGCCGTCTTCTGTCCAGTTCTATTTGAAGATTGACGATGAGGATACCGAGCACGAGGTGGACCTGCTACCGGCTCTTGACGTAACTAAGAGCGGAC GTAAGCTGTCGGAAATTTATGAAGAGATGCAGGACCAGAAGCCCAAGGTGAGGGACCACTATTCCAGCTGCCTGAGCCCCCTGCAACTCGAGTTCGTCACCCACACAGACAGAATGGCAACCCCAGGGAAGGTGAAGGACTTCATGCGGCTTCTAAAATACTGGGCGAAG GTGGAGGACGTCCCGCTGAGGTCCTACTTCCTGGAGCTGCTGGTTGTCCGGCAGTGGAGGGAGGATGACAAGCCCAAGGACATCGACATGGAGACCTACCTGTACCGGTCCCTCAAACAACTGACTCAGCTTAGAGACATGGCTATCGCCTTCAGCGACAACTACAACTTCGAGAACTACGTGCCCAACAT TGAGAAGCCGTTCCTACTAGATCCCGCCAACCCGTTCAAGAACGTGGCACCGTCCTCCAAACGGGATATCAACACAGTTGTGAAGAAGTCGCAGGTCCTCTTGGAGAGAGGGTGGCCAGAGTCGTCCCGTCTGTCAGACGAACTGTGA